In a genomic window of Candidatus Methylomirabilota bacterium:
- a CDS encoding AbrB/MazE/SpoVT family DNA-binding domain-containing protein, protein MILSSKYQLVLPRGARERLRLRPGMRITVLEKGGVIFLVPERPLRTYRGIVRGVRAKGLREKKDRL, encoded by the coding sequence GTGATTCTGTCCAGCAAGTACCAGCTCGTCTTGCCGCGGGGTGCCCGCGAACGTCTTCGGCTCCGCCCGGGGATGCGGATCACCGTCCTCGAGAAGGGCGGCGTCATCTTCCTGGTGCCGGAGCGTCCCTTGCGGACTTACCGCGGCATCGTTCGGGGCGTGCGCGCCAAGGGGCTCCGCGAGAAAAAGGATCGCCTCTGA